A DNA window from Chryseobacterium scophthalmum contains the following coding sequences:
- a CDS encoding glycine--tRNA ligase translates to MAKQEDVFKKVISHAKEYGFIFPSSEIYDGLSAVYDYGQNGAELKNNIKQYWWKAMVQLNENIVGIDSAILMHPTTWKASGHVDAFNDPLIDNKDSKKRFRADVLVEDYCLKIEDKENKEIEKAAKRFGESFDKAQFEATNPKILEYRAKREQILSRLAKSLENEDLADVKALIEELEIADPDTGSKNWTEVRQFNLMFGTKLGASADSAMDLYLRPETAQGIFVNFLNVQKTSRHRLPFGIAQIGKAFRNEIVARQFIFRMREFEQMEMQFFVAPGTELEFYEQWKTKRLNWHLALGLGNDNYRFHDHEKLAHYANAAADIEFNFPFGFKELEGIHSRTDFDLKAHEEHSGRKLQFFDPERNENYVPYVVETSVGLDRLFLSIFSHCLRDEVLEDGSERTVLSLPPALAPIKAAILPLMKKDGLAEYAEKIFDDLKYDFNLFYEEKDAIGKRYRRQDAIGTPYCITIDHDSLTDHTVTIRDRDTMQQERVPVSELRRIIDEKTNFRNLLSKI, encoded by the coding sequence ATGGCAAAGCAAGAAGATGTTTTCAAGAAAGTGATTTCTCACGCTAAAGAATATGGTTTTATTTTCCCTTCAAGTGAGATCTATGACGGTTTATCAGCTGTTTATGATTATGGACAGAATGGTGCAGAACTGAAAAATAATATCAAACAATATTGGTGGAAAGCGATGGTTCAGCTTAACGAAAATATTGTAGGTATTGATTCGGCAATTCTGATGCACCCGACTACTTGGAAAGCTTCGGGCCACGTTGACGCATTCAATGACCCTTTGATTGACAATAAAGATTCTAAAAAACGTTTCAGAGCAGATGTTTTGGTAGAAGATTACTGTTTGAAAATTGAGGATAAAGAGAATAAAGAAATTGAAAAAGCTGCGAAAAGATTCGGTGAGTCTTTCGATAAAGCGCAGTTTGAAGCAACCAATCCTAAAATTTTAGAATACAGAGCAAAAAGAGAACAAATCCTTTCAAGATTAGCTAAATCTTTGGAGAATGAAGATCTTGCTGATGTAAAAGCTTTAATTGAAGAATTGGAAATCGCTGATCCGGATACAGGTTCTAAAAACTGGACGGAAGTAAGACAATTTAACCTGATGTTCGGAACTAAATTAGGTGCTTCTGCAGATTCTGCGATGGATCTTTATTTAAGACCGGAAACTGCTCAAGGTATTTTCGTTAATTTCCTGAATGTACAGAAAACATCTCGTCACAGACTTCCTTTCGGTATCGCTCAAATCGGAAAAGCATTTAGAAATGAGATCGTTGCAAGACAATTTATTTTCAGAATGCGTGAATTTGAACAAATGGAAATGCAATTTTTCGTAGCTCCGGGAACAGAACTTGAATTCTACGAACAGTGGAAAACAAAACGTCTGAACTGGCATTTGGCTTTAGGATTAGGAAACGATAATTACAGATTCCACGATCATGAGAAACTGGCGCATTATGCAAATGCTGCGGCAGATATTGAGTTTAATTTTCCATTCGGATTTAAAGAACTGGAAGGTATTCACTCGAGAACAGATTTCGACTTAAAAGCTCACGAAGAGCATTCAGGAAGAAAACTTCAGTTCTTCGATCCTGAAAGAAATGAAAACTATGTTCCTTATGTTGTTGAAACTTCTGTAGGTTTAGACAGATTATTCCTTTCAATTTTCTCTCATTGTTTAAGAGACGAAGTATTGGAAGACGGTTCAGAAAGAACAGTTTTATCTTTACCTCCGGCTTTAGCACCAATTAAAGCAGCCATTCTTCCATTGATGAAGAAAGATGGTTTAGCTGAATATGCAGAAAAAATATTTGACGATTTAAAATACGATTTCAATTTATTCTACGAAGAAAAAGATGCAATTGGAAAACGTTACAGAAGACAGGATGCAATTGGAACACCTTACTGTATCACCATCGATCATGATTCTCTAACAGATCACACTGTGACCATAAGAGACAGAGACACGATGCAACAGGAAAGAGTTCCGGTTTCTGAACTGAGACGAATTATCGACGAGAAAACGAACTTCAGAAATTTACTTTCTAAGATATAA
- a CDS encoding YdeI/OmpD-associated family protein: MIKYNPLVDEYIEKSPDFSKPILNHIREVVHECYPDMEEAIKWKFPTFMYKGKILCSMVSFKQYCSMGFWLHGEMQTIKNLETDVEKTNMFSLGKITKLEDLPSKPQLKKIILEAIDLTDMGVKLKKAAPTKTETAVPDEFQNVLNQNKIALDIFQKASPSFRKEYINWITEAKTETTRNKRMEQAIEWISEGKGRNWKYEKKK; encoded by the coding sequence ATGATAAAATACAATCCTTTGGTGGATGAATATATTGAGAAATCTCCGGATTTTTCAAAGCCTATTTTAAACCATATCCGGGAAGTTGTACATGAATGTTATCCCGACATGGAAGAAGCGATTAAATGGAAGTTTCCGACTTTTATGTATAAAGGAAAAATTCTTTGTTCAATGGTTTCATTTAAGCAATATTGCAGCATGGGATTTTGGTTGCACGGTGAAATGCAGACGATAAAAAATCTTGAAACGGACGTTGAGAAAACCAATATGTTTAGCCTTGGAAAGATCACCAAACTCGAAGATCTTCCTTCAAAACCTCAGCTTAAAAAAATTATTCTTGAGGCAATTGATCTTACCGATATGGGAGTTAAATTAAAAAAAGCAGCGCCCACAAAAACAGAAACTGCAGTTCCTGATGAGTTTCAGAATGTTTTAAATCAAAATAAAATAGCTTTGGATATTTTTCAAAAAGCATCGCCTTCTTTCAGAAAAGAATACATCAACTGGATTACCGAAGCCAAAACAGAAACCACCCGAAATAAAAGGATGGAACAAGCCATAGAATGGATCTCAGAAGGAAAAGGCAGAAACTGGAAATATGAGAAGAAGAAATAG
- a CDS encoding murein L,D-transpeptidase catalytic domain family protein, which yields MKGFYSLLGIVYMVTTSFYVSPKNENVKNENTNTKKIETAVEIKSKKSTNEMSSSEELYNSILFETDHKLNFDVFSKAILGFNNLKKAGELDENAHLLTVCDFSMSSNTKRLWVIDMNEKKVLFNSLVAHGKNTGEEFATNFSNTESSLQSSMGFYITESTYNGDNGYSLKLLGMDKGYNDAAYRRAVVMHGADYVSEEFAAAHKRIGRSWGCPAIPRALTEPIINTIKGKNCLFIYYPDQNYLSSSEWLKEA from the coding sequence ATGAAAGGATTTTATAGCTTATTAGGCATTGTGTATATGGTAACGACTTCTTTTTATGTTTCTCCAAAAAACGAGAATGTAAAGAATGAAAATACCAACACAAAAAAAATAGAAACTGCAGTTGAAATTAAATCTAAAAAAAGCACAAATGAAATGAGTTCTTCTGAAGAGCTTTACAATTCAATACTATTTGAAACAGATCATAAACTCAATTTTGATGTTTTTTCTAAAGCTATTTTAGGATTTAATAATCTGAAAAAAGCAGGGGAACTAGATGAAAATGCACACTTATTAACAGTTTGTGATTTTTCAATGTCATCAAATACCAAAAGGCTTTGGGTGATTGATATGAACGAGAAAAAAGTTCTTTTTAATTCATTAGTTGCTCATGGGAAAAATACAGGGGAAGAATTTGCAACCAATTTTTCTAACACAGAAAGCTCACTTCAAAGCAGTATGGGTTTCTATATAACAGAATCTACCTATAATGGAGACAATGGATATTCTTTAAAACTTTTAGGAATGGATAAAGGATATAATGATGCAGCTTACAGAAGAGCTGTTGTAATGCATGGAGCAGATTATGTAAGTGAAGAGTTTGCTGCAGCACACAAAAGAATTGGAAGAAGTTGGGGTTGTCCTGCAATTCCGAGAGCATTAACGGAACCGATAATTAATACAATAAAAGGTAAAAATTGTCTTTTTATTTATTATCCTGATCAGAATTATCTTTCTTCATCAGAATGGCTGAAAGAAGCATAA
- a CDS encoding T9SS type A sorting domain-containing protein → MTQNLLFLKKNFKKAVFSLSALFALSANINAQIIYTNITDCTTVITANNSQMDLCNVDFDSNGVTEYNFRWDNFGGDWFVHLVPQNFTDNKIALKGTATNPFGGRFVKAFSVDEVIGSTATWGTSMPEPFIGESTTDANFLNLGDKYVGVQFKKNGMLHYGWILVNFSLAGTTRQLTVKSFAYNSVADQQILAGQTTNLGINESDLSKNLKIYPNPVKKSFTIEHGIKSGSVDYEIFDSLGRTIKKETIMNKENQINVSELTKGIYYIRLYNKGSLVGQQKFIKS, encoded by the coding sequence ATGACGCAAAATTTACTTTTTTTAAAGAAAAACTTCAAAAAAGCAGTATTTTCTTTAAGTGCCTTGTTTGCTCTTTCTGCGAATATTAATGCACAAATTATTTACACTAATATTACTGATTGTACAACTGTAATCACTGCAAATAACTCTCAAATGGACTTGTGTAATGTCGATTTTGATTCTAATGGCGTTACAGAATACAACTTTAGATGGGACAATTTCGGAGGCGACTGGTTTGTGCATTTGGTACCTCAAAACTTTACTGATAATAAAATTGCTCTTAAAGGAACTGCAACTAATCCTTTCGGAGGAAGATTTGTAAAAGCATTTTCTGTAGATGAAGTTATCGGAAGTACAGCAACTTGGGGAACATCAATGCCGGAACCTTTCATCGGAGAGTCGACAACAGATGCTAATTTTTTAAATTTAGGAGATAAATACGTTGGTGTGCAGTTTAAAAAGAATGGAATGCTACATTATGGTTGGATTTTAGTTAATTTTTCACTTGCCGGAACTACAAGACAATTAACTGTGAAATCTTTTGCCTATAATTCTGTAGCAGATCAACAGATTTTGGCAGGACAAACTACCAATCTTGGTATAAATGAAAGTGATTTGTCTAAAAATTTAAAGATTTATCCTAATCCGGTAAAAAAATCGTTTACAATCGAGCATGGTATTAAAAGCGGCAGTGTTGATTATGAAATATTTGATTCATTAGGACGGACGATAAAAAAAGAAACAATAATGAATAAGGAAAATCAAATCAATGTTTCTGAACTCACGAAAGGAATTTATTACATTAGATTGTATAATAAAGGAAGTTTGGTTGGGCAACAGAAATTTATTAAATCTTAA
- a CDS encoding pseudouridine synthase — MLEILYRDEHLIAINKPSGLLVHKSFYSGEADTYAIQELRNQIGQKVYPVHRLDRKTSGVLLFTLDKDTLRMMSTQFEEKKVEKKYIAILRGWAKEEETIDYDLTNENEVTQNAVTRYHRLQTSEIDLPFLKHQTSRYCLVEAIPETGRFHQLRKHFKHILHPILGCRKHGCNKQNKLWLQTFGINKMTLHAHQLIFNHPISNERITVNATIDDEFKRIGDILNFDLSSYL; from the coding sequence ATGTTAGAAATTCTTTATCGAGACGAACATCTTATTGCCATCAATAAACCAAGCGGATTATTGGTTCACAAATCTTTTTATTCCGGCGAAGCAGATACGTATGCAATTCAGGAATTGAGAAATCAAATCGGGCAAAAAGTTTATCCTGTACATCGTTTAGACCGAAAAACTTCGGGTGTATTGTTGTTTACTTTAGATAAAGATACGCTGAGAATGATGAGCACTCAATTTGAGGAAAAAAAGGTTGAAAAGAAATACATCGCCATTCTCCGAGGCTGGGCGAAAGAAGAAGAAACCATCGATTATGATTTGACTAACGAAAACGAAGTCACGCAAAATGCAGTTACACGCTATCATCGTTTGCAGACTTCGGAAATAGATTTACCTTTTTTAAAGCATCAAACTTCAAGATATTGTTTGGTAGAGGCGATTCCTGAAACAGGAAGATTTCATCAGTTGAGAAAGCATTTTAAACATATTTTACATCCTATTTTGGGATGCCGTAAACACGGTTGCAACAAGCAAAACAAATTGTGGCTTCAAACATTTGGCATCAACAAAATGACGCTTCACGCTCATCAATTGATTTTTAATCATCCTATTTCTAACGAAAGAATCACGGTAAATGCGACTATAGATGATGAGTTTAAAAGAATAGGAGATATTTTAAATTTTGATTTGAGTTCATATTTGTAA
- a CDS encoding quinone-dependent dihydroorotate dehydrogenase encodes MYKSLIRPILFKCDPEEVHHFTFSMLKNFGFLTKLFLPKPIIDKRLEREVFGLKFKNPVGLAAGFDKNAVLFNELGDLGFGFVEIGTVTPKAQAGNPKKRLFRLIEDGGIINRMGFNNDGLEAAIQKLKGNKGKIIIGGNIGKNTNTTPENYTQDYLDCFEGLHPYVDYFVLNVSCPNVGSHAKLEDVEYLRELITAVKGINQTKVNPKPILLKIAPDLNNQQLDEIIELIAETKIDGIVVSNTSVNREGLKTSPEVLAEIGNGGLSGKPISERSTKMIKYLSDKSNRAFPIIGVGGIHSAKDAMEKLDAGATLVQLYTGFIYEGPQLINDINQELLTRASRISR; translated from the coding sequence ATGTACAAATCGCTCATTCGTCCGATTCTTTTCAAATGTGATCCCGAAGAAGTGCATCACTTTACTTTTTCGATGCTTAAAAATTTTGGATTTCTAACCAAATTATTTCTACCAAAACCAATTATCGACAAACGTCTGGAAAGAGAAGTCTTCGGATTGAAATTCAAAAATCCAGTTGGTTTAGCTGCAGGTTTTGATAAAAATGCAGTTTTATTCAATGAGTTAGGAGATTTAGGTTTCGGATTTGTGGAAATTGGAACAGTAACTCCAAAAGCCCAGGCTGGAAATCCTAAGAAAAGATTGTTCCGTTTGATTGAAGATGGCGGAATTATCAACAGAATGGGTTTCAACAATGATGGCTTGGAAGCTGCCATCCAAAAACTGAAAGGCAACAAAGGAAAAATCATCATCGGCGGAAACATTGGAAAAAATACCAACACAACGCCTGAAAATTACACTCAGGATTACTTAGATTGTTTCGAAGGACTTCATCCTTATGTAGATTATTTTGTACTGAATGTGAGTTGCCCGAATGTGGGAAGTCACGCAAAGCTTGAAGATGTAGAATACTTGAGAGAATTGATTACTGCTGTTAAGGGAATCAATCAAACTAAAGTAAATCCAAAACCTATTCTTCTAAAAATTGCTCCGGATTTAAATAATCAGCAATTAGACGAAATCATCGAACTGATTGCAGAAACAAAAATTGATGGGATTGTGGTTTCAAATACATCAGTGAACAGAGAAGGTCTGAAAACTTCGCCTGAAGTTTTAGCGGAAATCGGAAACGGTGGTTTAAGCGGAAAACCGATTAGTGAAAGAAGCACAAAAATGATCAAATATCTTTCTGATAAAAGCAACAGAGCATTTCCAATTATTGGAGTTGGAGGAATTCATTCTGCAAAAGATGCCATGGAGAAACTTGATGCGGGAGCGACTTTGGTTCAACTGTACACCGGATTTATCTATGAAGGACCACAATTGATCAACGACATTAATCAGGAACTTTTAACGAGAGCAAGTAGAATTTCGAGGTAA
- a CDS encoding DUF4113 domain-containing protein, with translation MDAMNKKYGKDKVRLGSMSGQNTFGRAQMSPEYEAFLKNNTLPEANFRFH, from the coding sequence ATGGATGCAATGAATAAAAAATATGGTAAAGATAAAGTACGTTTGGGAAGCATGAGCGGACAAAATACTTTTGGTCGTGCCCAAATGTCGCCCGAATACGAAGCTTTTCTTAAAAACAATACGCTTCCCGAAGCTAATTTTAGATTCCACTAA
- the msrB gene encoding peptide-methionine (R)-S-oxide reductase MsrB, producing the protein MQNEAKNNPYYSRTDTAKLNVSNDEWFKILSPDLYAIAREAATERPFTGTYNEFDELGEYYCAVCGNHLFRSNQKFMSSCGWPSFFEADKNGVGYNRDSSHGMERIEVVCRRCDSHLGHVFNDGPAPTGTRYCMNSISLEFVPDSEN; encoded by the coding sequence ATGCAAAACGAAGCAAAAAACAATCCATATTATTCAAGAACAGATACTGCAAAACTGAATGTCTCTAATGACGAATGGTTTAAAATTCTTTCTCCAGATTTGTACGCTATTGCAAGAGAAGCGGCAACAGAAAGACCATTTACCGGAACGTACAATGAGTTTGATGAACTGGGAGAATATTATTGTGCGGTTTGTGGAAATCATCTTTTCCGTTCTAACCAGAAATTTATGAGCAGTTGCGGTTGGCCAAGTTTTTTTGAAGCCGATAAAAATGGAGTAGGATACAATCGCGATTCTTCTCACGGTATGGAAAGAATTGAAGTGGTTTGCAGAAGATGTGATTCTCATTTAGGTCATGTATTTAATGACGGACCGGCTCCAACAGGGACAAGATACTGCATGAATTCTATAAGTTTAGAGTTTGTTCCGGATTCTGAGAATTAA
- a CDS encoding PaaI family thioesterase: MDKLQALKSFVGKEFTASPSPFMRWLNPVVISAEEGQIEFQYTVREEWLNPMGNMHGGVTAAIMDDIIGATMFSLNEKNFIVTVNNSIDYFSTAKENDTIVAETKIIKRGKQFVNAQCEIWNADKTRLIARGTSNLFKINN, translated from the coding sequence ATGGATAAATTACAGGCATTAAAATCATTTGTCGGAAAAGAATTTACCGCATCTCCTTCTCCTTTTATGAGATGGCTGAATCCTGTGGTTATTTCGGCTGAAGAAGGTCAAATTGAATTTCAGTATACCGTAAGAGAAGAATGGCTAAACCCGATGGGAAACATGCACGGCGGAGTAACGGCAGCAATTATGGACGATATTATTGGGGCAACGATGTTTTCTTTAAACGAAAAAAACTTTATTGTAACTGTAAATAACAGCATCGATTATTTTTCAACGGCAAAAGAAAATGATACTATTGTAGCCGAAACAAAAATCATTAAAAGAGGAAAACAGTTTGTGAATGCACAATGTGAGATTTGGAATGCAGACAAAACAAGACTCATCGCAAGAGGAACCTCAAATCTATTTAAAATTAATAACTAA
- a CDS encoding DUF445 domain-containing protein → MNDEAKRKQLRKYKAFATGLFVLMAIIFIVTTILQKTHDSHWIGYVRAFSEAAMVGALADWFAVTALFRHPLGLPIPHTNLIENSKEKLGDNLGSFVVSNFLSPKTIRPYIQKIKISNFVGEWLTKERNQDVLIKNLSDIVLDILNKLDDSEVSQFISKKVSEMTDDIQLNKILGNGIIYLLDKNDHQKIVTNLSKQIKEYLIENDEMIQERVKKGSYSFIPSFVDNKIAEKIASGLSDFFREVEEDPHHEIRGLITKKIYEFSNDLKEDPKWNDEFKTIKNDFLKNDKLEEYSNDIWLSIKKTLSTELQEEESSLKKYITKNLNEFSQNLKTDENLQNKIDHWVRVTAYKYILKNTHQAGNLISSTVGNWQGKELSEKLELEVGKDLQFIRVNGTLVGGLVGLIIYTISHFFI, encoded by the coding sequence ATGAATGATGAAGCCAAAAGAAAACAGCTCAGAAAATATAAAGCTTTTGCCACAGGACTTTTTGTTTTGATGGCGATTATTTTCATTGTAACTACAATTTTACAAAAGACTCACGATTCTCACTGGATTGGTTATGTTCGTGCGTTTTCCGAAGCGGCAATGGTTGGCGCTTTAGCAGATTGGTTTGCTGTAACGGCGCTTTTCCGCCATCCTTTGGGTCTTCCGATTCCACACACCAATCTGATTGAAAACAGTAAAGAAAAGTTGGGTGATAATCTGGGAAGTTTTGTGGTTTCTAATTTCCTTTCTCCAAAAACAATTCGTCCTTATATTCAGAAAATTAAAATATCAAATTTCGTCGGCGAATGGCTCACAAAAGAAAGAAATCAGGACGTTTTAATTAAAAATCTTTCGGATATTGTTCTTGACATTCTCAATAAATTGGATGATTCTGAAGTAAGCCAATTTATCAGCAAAAAGGTGAGCGAAATGACCGATGATATTCAGCTTAATAAAATTTTGGGGAATGGAATTATCTATCTTTTAGATAAAAATGACCACCAGAAAATCGTCACTAATCTTTCGAAGCAAATCAAAGAATACCTTATTGAAAATGACGAAATGATTCAGGAAAGGGTAAAAAAAGGAAGCTATTCTTTTATTCCATCGTTTGTTGATAATAAAATTGCTGAAAAAATTGCGAGCGGACTTTCAGATTTCTTCAGAGAAGTGGAAGAAGATCCTCATCACGAAATCAGAGGTTTAATCACAAAAAAGATCTACGAATTTTCTAATGATTTAAAAGAAGACCCAAAATGGAATGATGAATTTAAAACCATTAAAAATGACTTTCTTAAAAACGATAAACTGGAAGAATACTCCAATGATATTTGGCTTTCCATCAAAAAAACATTGAGCACAGAACTGCAGGAAGAAGAATCTTCATTAAAAAAATACATCACAAAAAACCTGAATGAGTTTTCTCAAAATTTGAAAACTGATGAAAATCTTCAGAATAAAATCGACCATTGGGTAAGAGTAACTGCTTATAAATATATTCTTAAAAATACCCATCAAGCGGGAAACCTCATCAGCTCAACCGTTGGAAACTGGCAAGGAAAAGAGCTCAGCGAAAAACTGGAACTGGAAGTTGGAAAAGACCTGCAATTCATCCGTGTCAATGGAACTTTAGTTGGTGGATTAGTCGGGTTGATTATTTATACGATTTCGCATTTTTTTATTTAG
- a CDS encoding serine hydrolase domain-containing protein encodes MIILFYITLFLVTVVVLFYIFGYAYLFSGISKTYLRGKSSANIDDGKLFTSNIIHSAKPVLWDEHPDYNKKDLPKNIVDDLIQSNTASFLVIKDGKLLHEQYWNGYNELSKTNSFSMAKAVTVMLFGKALEEGKIQNIDNNFSEFYDEFKLKPFGKDLTLKHLAQMESGLNWDENYKNPFLPNARAYYGKSLIKATFSRPFKEKPGERFEYQSGSTQLLGFAVKKAVNQTLASYLSEKFWIPLGMEQNADWSVDESGMEKTYCCIHSNARDFAKLGQLFLDDGKVGNEQVLNLDFIEQMRTPTKKSDEIYGMGLWINHDNPIKHYYFLGLQGQYIIMIPEHKMVIVRTGSYNNLPKTDRGRPDQVKFLVNETVKLFD; translated from the coding sequence ATGATTATTCTTTTTTATATTACTCTTTTTCTGGTAACCGTGGTGGTTTTATTCTATATTTTCGGATATGCTTATCTCTTCAGCGGAATTTCGAAAACCTATCTTCGTGGAAAATCGAGTGCCAATATTGATGACGGAAAACTTTTTACAAGTAACATCATTCACTCCGCCAAACCCGTTCTTTGGGATGAACATCCTGATTACAACAAAAAAGATTTACCTAAAAACATCGTCGATGATTTAATTCAGTCAAACACGGCTTCATTTCTGGTCATAAAAGATGGAAAATTATTGCACGAACAATACTGGAACGGCTATAATGAACTTTCGAAAACCAATTCGTTTTCTATGGCAAAAGCAGTTACCGTTATGCTTTTCGGAAAAGCTTTAGAAGAAGGAAAAATTCAGAATATTGATAATAACTTTTCTGAATTTTATGATGAATTTAAATTGAAACCTTTCGGTAAAGATTTAACTTTAAAGCATCTTGCTCAAATGGAATCTGGTTTAAACTGGGATGAAAATTATAAAAACCCTTTTCTTCCAAACGCTCGAGCGTATTACGGAAAAAGCCTGATAAAGGCTACATTCTCGAGACCATTTAAAGAAAAACCTGGTGAAAGATTTGAGTATCAAAGCGGTTCTACTCAACTTTTAGGATTTGCAGTGAAAAAAGCAGTCAATCAGACTCTAGCAAGTTATTTATCTGAAAAATTCTGGATTCCGTTGGGAATGGAACAAAATGCAGATTGGAGCGTTGACGAAAGTGGAATGGAAAAAACATATTGCTGTATTCACTCCAACGCAAGAGATTTTGCAAAATTGGGTCAATTATTTTTGGATGACGGAAAGGTAGGAAATGAGCAGGTTTTAAATTTAGATTTTATTGAACAGATGAGAACTCCTACCAAAAAATCTGATGAAATCTATGGAATGGGACTCTGGATTAACCATGACAATCCTATCAAACATTATTATTTCCTCGGTCTTCAAGGTCAGTATATTATAATGATTCCTGAACATAAAATGGTGATTGTAAGAACCGGAAGTTACAATAATCTTCCTAAAACCGACAGAGGAAGACCGGATCAGGTGAAATTTTTGGTGAATGAAACCGTGAAACTGTTTGATTAA
- the fabF gene encoding beta-ketoacyl-ACP synthase II, producing MKRVVITGLGAVTSLGNNVEEFWQNSINGVSGANKITHFDTEKFKVHFACEVKNFDPKVYLNHNEIKRSDLFSQYAMYSSAEAIKDSGLEFEKMDPFDTGVIWGTGQGGMWTFESEVMNFAANDQNPRFNPFFVPKFIANMASGMISMKFGLQGINYTTISACATGNTALMDAFNYIRLGKAKVIISGGSEAAITPASIGGFSVMKAMSTRNDDFATASRPYDEDRDGFVMGEGAGALVLEEYEHAKARGAKIYAELVGAAMTADAYHMTAPHPDGVGAIKAMQLALNEAGANIEDIDYLNPHATSTPLGDLVELKGISKLFKGSKNLDLSATKSMTGHLLGAAGAAEAILSIKAIEKGIIPPTINLHKIDENIPKDVNIVFGEAKEKNIQFALSNAFGFGGHNATLVFKKFS from the coding sequence ATGAAAAGAGTTGTCATTACAGGATTAGGCGCAGTAACGTCTTTAGGAAATAATGTTGAAGAATTCTGGCAAAACAGCATCAACGGAGTGAGTGGAGCAAACAAAATCACTCATTTCGATACCGAAAAATTTAAAGTACACTTTGCATGTGAAGTAAAAAACTTTGATCCAAAAGTATATTTAAATCACAACGAAATAAAAAGAAGCGATCTGTTTTCACAATACGCAATGTATTCATCAGCAGAAGCGATAAAAGATTCAGGATTGGAATTTGAAAAAATGGATCCTTTCGATACAGGCGTAATCTGGGGAACCGGACAAGGCGGAATGTGGACTTTCGAAAGCGAAGTGATGAATTTTGCAGCCAATGATCAGAATCCGAGATTCAACCCTTTCTTCGTTCCAAAATTTATTGCCAATATGGCTTCGGGAATGATTTCTATGAAGTTTGGTCTTCAAGGAATCAATTACACAACGATTTCAGCTTGTGCAACAGGAAATACAGCTTTGATGGATGCTTTCAATTACATCCGTTTAGGAAAAGCCAAAGTAATCATTAGTGGTGGTTCTGAAGCTGCAATTACTCCTGCTTCAATTGGTGGATTTTCTGTAATGAAAGCCATGTCTACAAGAAATGATGATTTTGCTACAGCAAGCCGACCTTACGATGAAGACCGAGACGGTTTTGTAATGGGAGAAGGAGCCGGAGCTTTGGTTTTAGAAGAATACGAACACGCAAAAGCAAGAGGAGCAAAAATCTACGCAGAATTAGTAGGAGCCGCAATGACTGCAGATGCCTATCACATGACCGCACCTCATCCTGATGGAGTTGGCGCAATAAAAGCAATGCAATTGGCATTAAATGAAGCCGGAGCAAACATTGAAGATATTGATTATCTGAATCCTCATGCAACCTCTACCCCACTTGGAGATTTGGTTGAGCTAAAAGGAATCAGCAAATTATTTAAGGGAAGTAAAAATTTAGATTTAAGTGCCACAAAATCAATGACCGGTCATTTGTTGGGAGCAGCAGGAGCAGCAGAAGCTATTCTTTCGATTAAAGCTATTGAAAAAGGAATTATTCCGCCGACAATTAATCTTCATAAGATTGATGAAAATATTCCAAAAGATGTAAATATTGTTTTTGGCGAAGCAAAAGAAAAAAACATTCAATTTGCATTAAGCAATGCCTTTGGCTTTGGAGGACATAATGCTACTTTGGTCTTTAAGAAATTTTCTTAG